A single window of Ignavibacteriota bacterium DNA harbors:
- a CDS encoding cytochrome C encodes MSNSAQISPGELSEVHANLEGMSNCTKCHDLGKQVSKAKCLGCHTEISDLINQNKGYHSNKNVASKNCWNCHSDHFGRNFKIIKFDEDKFNHNDAGFELKESHKNLECGKCHKPEFITDKKLKRKKKTFLGLKVKCSNCHEDFHQNSLGDNCLKCHNENKFKPAVNFLHSNTKFDLTGKHKNVGCEQCHAKETKNNKLFQKFANVEFASCKSCHNDFHQGKFGNDCKKCHNTNSFNDVNIGNKFDHSKTDFPLVGRHQNVKCENCHKENLTKKLKFSKCYECHEDYHKGEFIKNNIQTDCKVCHSEAGFSPSLFTTEMHNKTEFKLANSHLATPCYSCHYKNDNWHFIITGSKCITCHSNVHGDEISDIYFDKNKCEFCHTTISWDSIEFDHSTTEFELNGKHKTATCRDCHFKTDENNNVKQRFIELETNCTECHNDIHQGQFVINEKVLCENCHTSENWKPVLFDHAKTNFSLEGAHKNVSCNKCHKQVIKNDIAFINYKLKDFRCVDCHS; translated from the coding sequence ATATCTAATTCAGCTCAAATATCTCCAGGTGAATTATCCGAAGTCCATGCAAATTTAGAAGGCATGAGTAATTGCACTAAATGCCATGATTTGGGTAAACAGGTTTCAAAAGCTAAATGCCTCGGATGCCATACAGAAATTTCAGATTTAATAAATCAAAATAAAGGATATCATTCTAATAAAAATGTCGCTTCAAAAAATTGCTGGAATTGTCATAGTGATCATTTTGGAAGAAATTTTAAAATAATAAAATTTGATGAAGATAAATTCAATCATAATGACGCCGGTTTTGAATTAAAAGAGAGTCATAAAAATTTAGAATGCGGTAAATGTCATAAACCAGAATTTATAACAGATAAAAAACTTAAAAGAAAGAAAAAAACATTTCTTGGGTTAAAAGTAAAATGCAGTAATTGTCACGAAGATTTTCATCAAAATTCATTAGGTGATAACTGTTTAAAATGTCACAATGAAAATAAGTTTAAACCGGCTGTAAATTTCTTGCATTCAAACACTAAATTTGATTTAACCGGAAAACATAAAAATGTAGGCTGTGAACAATGTCATGCAAAAGAAACAAAAAATAATAAACTATTTCAAAAATTTGCAAATGTTGAATTCGCAAGCTGCAAATCTTGTCACAATGATTTTCATCAAGGTAAATTTGGCAATGACTGTAAAAAATGTCACAATACAAATTCATTTAATGATGTAAACATCGGTAACAAATTTGATCATTCCAAAACAGATTTTCCGTTAGTAGGCCGGCATCAAAATGTAAAATGCGAAAATTGCCACAAAGAAAACTTGACCAAGAAATTAAAGTTTTCCAAATGCTACGAATGTCATGAAGATTATCATAAGGGAGAGTTTATAAAAAACAATATTCAAACAGACTGCAAAGTATGTCATTCCGAAGCCGGATTTTCACCTTCTCTTTTTACAACCGAAATGCACAACAAAACAGAATTTAAACTTGCAAATTCGCATTTAGCCACACCATGTTATTCTTGTCACTATAAAAATGATAATTGGCACTTTATAATTACCGGTAGTAAATGTATAACATGTCATTCCAATGTTCACGGGGATGAGATTTCTGATATTTATTTTGACAAAAATAAATGTGAATTTTGCCATACAACCATTTCATGGGATTCTATAGAATTTGACCATAGTACAACCGAATTTGAATTGAATGGAAAACATAAAACCGCAACATGCCGCGATTGCCATTTTAAAACTGATGAAAATAACAACGTTAAACAAAGATTTATAGAGTTAGAAACAAATTGTACGGAATGTCATAATGATATTCATCAAGGGCAGTTCGTTATAAATGAAAAAGTACTTTGTGAAAATTGCCACACATCTGAAAATTGGAAACCAGTTTTGTTTGATCACGCCAAAACAAATTTTTCGCTAGAAGGCGCTCATAAAAATGTTAGCTGCAATAAATGTCATAAACAAGTAATTAAAAATGACATTGCATTTATAAATTACAAATTAAAGGATTTTAGATGCGTAGATTGTCATTCTTGA
- a CDS encoding NAD(P)-binding domain-containing protein yields the protein MEVIIEYLLSSVIVILLIGIVLFAYLRSHKKQTKINKLKIEKAKEFGFHEPISLHPVINEDICIGSGACVAACPEKDILGIVHGRGKLINASQCVGHGACFHACPVEAISLVMGTEKRGVELPHVSQNYETNIKGIYIAGELGGMGLIKNAVEQGSKAMENIIKTLPKQNDVKYDVIIVGAGPAGISASLTAANNKLKFLTLEQDSLGGTVFSFPRSKIIMTKPMNLPLHGKVKLFETSKSELLELWKDILEKNHISINENEKVLEILAYQNYFEVITNHDNYKCSKVLLSIGRRGSPKKLGVKGENLEKVAYRLLEPELINNQKVLIIGGGDTAVESALLLSEDGSNQVTLSYRSAVFNRLKPLNLEKINLAIKSKKINVIYESNLVEISNHDVKLKLNNEKIIPIPNDLVYIFAGGELPNKFLEKIGIKITKKYGETVLKH from the coding sequence TTGGAAGTAATAATTGAGTATTTGTTATCATCAGTAATTGTTATTCTGTTAATAGGAATAGTTTTATTCGCCTATCTTAGAAGTCATAAAAAACAAACCAAAATAAATAAACTTAAAATTGAAAAAGCAAAAGAATTTGGTTTCCATGAACCAATTTCATTACATCCTGTAATAAATGAAGATATTTGCATTGGAAGCGGAGCATGTGTAGCTGCTTGTCCGGAAAAAGATATCTTGGGTATTGTACATGGAAGAGGAAAATTGATAAATGCTTCTCAATGTGTAGGACATGGCGCATGTTTTCATGCATGTCCGGTTGAAGCAATTTCATTAGTTATGGGTACAGAAAAACGCGGTGTCGAACTTCCTCATGTAAGTCAAAATTATGAAACCAATATTAAAGGAATTTACATTGCAGGCGAATTAGGCGGAATGGGTTTAATAAAAAATGCAGTTGAACAGGGTTCAAAAGCAATGGAAAATATTATTAAAACTCTTCCGAAGCAAAATGATGTAAAATATGATGTAATAATTGTTGGGGCAGGACCGGCTGGTATTTCGGCTTCACTAACAGCGGCGAACAACAAACTTAAATTTTTAACACTTGAACAAGATAGTTTGGGCGGTACTGTTTTTAGTTTTCCAAGATCTAAAATTATAATGACAAAACCAATGAATTTACCCTTACACGGTAAAGTAAAATTATTTGAGACCTCAAAATCGGAATTACTCGAACTTTGGAAAGATATTTTGGAAAAAAATCATATTTCAATTAATGAAAATGAAAAGGTTCTAGAAATTCTAGCTTATCAAAATTATTTTGAAGTAATTACAAATCATGACAATTATAAATGTTCGAAGGTTTTACTTTCAATAGGTAGAAGAGGTTCACCAAAAAAATTAGGTGTTAAAGGTGAAAATCTTGAGAAAGTTGCTTACAGATTACTAGAACCTGAATTAATTAACAACCAAAAAGTATTAATTATTGGAGGAGGCGATACTGCTGTTGAATCGGCTCTTTTGCTTTCCGAAGACGGATCAAATCAAGTTACTCTTTCGTATCGCTCCGCAGTTTTCAACAGGTTAAAACCACTGAATTTGGAAAAAATAAATTTGGCAATAAAAAGTAAAAAGATCAATGTAATATATGAATCCAACCTTGTAGAAATTAGTAACCATGATGTAAAATTAAAACTAAATAATGAAAAAATAATTCCCATTCCTAATGATTTAGTTTACATTTTTGCCGGAGGTGAACTGCCGAATAAATTTTTAGAAAAAATTGGAATTAAGATAACCAAGAAATATGGAGAAACTGTATTAAAACATTAG
- a CDS encoding cyclic nucleotide-binding domain-containing protein → MQNNITSALRSNELFKNTNISNITLEDFNFKIINLEEGEVLFKNGDPSTSIFLILEGEINLLKKHSFSKTSTSILSANEFFGQDEFFSNSKRKSTSLAIKDSKIAEISKDNLDLLLVQYNSIITNLKDSMSDMDERILENLENLLKEANSKYMESQKKAPIFDLSQKNNDDLVSFNEIKQKEKVIGELNNRILRYNDLIRKKEEQITELFDRVDEYQISNKQLNSVIDNQNEQLSRLLESEKSYKNQLSELNNKISKLEIGIAELEKIKKDEESNNQAKIELESNKKELEKLISNEKHLTEKLSNANNEVENLKIQLENLKNSSKESEKDDKMYEVEINRLKSEISSLREKEKEFNKLKEDYENNKIEILTLKDALNNSNEEILRFESKINLSKQIEADLISNNTKLENELHSLQNKIISNENELDELIFYKKNFKNLEEEKNATIGLLNQRISENETKYSDFERLLKIKQSKIEEQSYELQKIKMEFTNLNSADKFKSELIGEQSYKLALLQENNKNAEAELIIYKDTISNYNSEIQKIKSQFEEALINQKSLENSNYEIRAKLELKNDEILKLNEDKKSLIVSESNKNELINKQSVQIEELKAKENYFKEAEIKKHATIERQLNQLKENENIIFESKALIDRLSGENEINKNKISELSIQLEKLSKELSERNSKISVLENELLHNNFTLDAVKKSNNELNSELIKLNGIVSGKDQLISEKENIIKDVESYKLNLEHIAKEKDEIIIKQSHNLAEKEHQVFRLEKNIESQNEKANELLKNLNAANSQIKNFENAINALSNQLSEKDEIIDSKSQIIDSLNLQLNENSNKIEENLLQIEKLENKIIDFNNEITSFRVKEDELKIAIKQNFDTITEQNLNISKLQEIKRENEKLNSELSQQVSNNKETISELNDKLFETENKLTESRNTSEDLNRIISENNEKIIELNKINSELSSSIKENELISAKLRANEIQLNSILKQKDEEFNSLKNDFEKSQLSLSEITGQYEKSDSIIKKLENDILERAKSEQRLLQQLEQKDQKLEELNINLSSKEQEIEKLNFEISNFDNSLDSFRNTILDKENQIAELNGKVQEIKNLNNEKDLQISKLNSEVKLRDNTITEISNDLEAKLDTIELLNKTIYQKDEYLNSEINKKIEEISELKLQLKDLNKSNLEQKEAFELLSKSFSSLQISEELEKEKVADLNLKIIELSDDKRNLEELLKDSGSENNHLRKQISNLNDCIKNRENTIIELNSNLKIERTEIERRLADKIHLAEELQKSVLFLEEQLEILQKGHNEVSQVLESEIKNNLNEIEKLNKNEIDLKDSLNKKESEINILLMDVESKTKEINNYKYQIEEKSNIVDSLTYEVNEAKNLVSQKVSVENELKNQIQSLNYEVNELKALIEEKSNIVDSLTNEVNEAKNLVSQKDSVENELKNQIQNLNEKNILINNQIEEKTRQIENLNYESENVNSIISQKDSLIKEYEQNISAMNILENSLKFQITDLSDSIANLKSEISNKEDVISKISSDKNNLNTLLAEKDGLIKEFEQNLQQRNGEEDNLRINIESLQKNIEVLNSDLADKDKQIEQFSEIENHFKSNLENKLKEIQYLNSEIETLNIDLKAYQNQISSKYYESKNLISEIESHKVKVREAERKNLLFENQISELNEKFVKLENSSNESKNHLNELNLTIENFKNSINEKDALIDSNNKFIEEQNHQISNLSARLQTQELNDQKVESISKKIENLTLELSIKAEENNLIVQENKELKNKIADLQNLYETYQANENDNDTRVKEISNEVDDLKQQLENTRSILDSRNSEFEQLNYKINELNSLQNIESETRESFENKIRELEDLKANLEMEIENKNEIIADLQLKNSFPQNQNGEDHSQEIEELKQELEKYSFVKENFNTLIEEKNSVIDEQGKRLTQVKLERTEREIEFIKLKEQLEDLKNQIEKLNEAKNHFKSEASKKSEELQLLEKRLEVFNNSSFDKDAVEERLNSIIENQVEKIAELSNRIHDLENKNLQEPEKPKANIANENRQIFIETKIEHELNKNQTTEDHFESFIEDIKEEKPAFSFGNLNEEKDDIIDFESTENNSIIDDEIILENEKKAAKNDLFSADLIKSEIDLPNYSQFSHLLYGDVSVVTLNIPRATMEIAAKFKDYLSSLFKSNNSKIVIDLAECEFVDSTVLGVMVSSLKKAMSLGGDLRIVWGDNTESSMFYITRMDKVFKLYDNLESAIQSYLA, encoded by the coding sequence ATGCAAAACAATATAACTTCTGCACTTAGGAGTAATGAATTATTTAAAAATACCAATATTTCAAATATTACTCTCGAAGATTTTAATTTTAAAATTATAAACTTAGAAGAAGGCGAAGTACTTTTCAAAAACGGTGATCCTTCTACTTCAATTTTTTTGATTTTGGAAGGGGAAATCAATCTCCTCAAAAAACACAGCTTTTCTAAAACATCGACTTCCATCCTTTCGGCAAATGAATTTTTTGGGCAGGATGAATTCTTTTCAAACTCAAAAAGAAAATCAACATCATTGGCAATTAAGGATTCGAAAATCGCAGAAATCAGCAAAGATAATCTTGATCTTTTACTCGTACAATATAATTCGATTATAACAAATCTTAAAGATTCTATGAGTGATATGGATGAACGAATTCTTGAAAACCTCGAAAATCTGCTAAAAGAAGCAAATTCAAAATACATGGAAAGTCAGAAAAAAGCTCCAATTTTTGATCTTTCTCAAAAAAACAATGATGATTTAGTTTCATTTAATGAAATTAAGCAAAAAGAAAAAGTTATTGGTGAGTTGAATAATAGAATTTTACGGTATAACGATTTAATAAGAAAAAAGGAAGAGCAAATAACTGAACTTTTCGACAGGGTAGATGAATATCAAATTTCCAACAAACAATTGAATTCAGTTATAGATAATCAAAACGAACAATTGTCACGGTTATTGGAATCCGAAAAATCATACAAAAATCAACTTTCTGAATTAAACAACAAAATTTCAAAACTTGAAATTGGAATTGCTGAATTAGAAAAGATTAAAAAAGATGAGGAGTCTAATAATCAAGCAAAGATTGAGCTTGAAAGCAATAAAAAGGAACTTGAGAAGCTGATTTCAAACGAAAAACATTTGACTGAAAAACTCAGTAATGCAAATAATGAAGTTGAGAATCTTAAAATTCAATTAGAAAATTTAAAAAATTCTTCTAAGGAATCTGAAAAAGATGATAAGATGTATGAAGTTGAAATTAATAGATTAAAGTCAGAAATTTCCTCTTTGCGCGAAAAAGAAAAAGAATTCAATAAACTTAAAGAAGATTATGAAAACAACAAAATTGAAATTTTAACACTAAAAGATGCGCTGAATAATTCAAACGAGGAAATTCTTCGCTTTGAAAGCAAAATTAACTTAAGTAAACAGATCGAAGCAGATTTGATTTCAAATAATACAAAACTTGAAAATGAACTTCATTCGCTGCAAAATAAAATAATTTCAAATGAAAATGAACTTGACGAATTAATTTTCTACAAGAAGAATTTCAAAAATTTGGAAGAAGAAAAAAATGCAACAATAGGATTATTAAACCAAAGGATTTCCGAGAATGAAACAAAGTACTCCGATTTTGAAAGACTTCTTAAAATAAAACAAAGTAAAATTGAAGAACAGTCCTATGAGCTGCAGAAGATCAAAATGGAGTTTACTAATTTAAATTCGGCTGATAAATTCAAAAGTGAACTAATTGGTGAACAATCATACAAACTGGCTTTACTTCAGGAAAATAATAAAAATGCAGAAGCTGAATTAATAATATATAAAGATACAATATCTAATTATAATTCAGAAATTCAGAAAATCAAAAGTCAATTTGAAGAAGCATTAATTAATCAAAAATCTTTGGAAAATTCAAATTATGAGATTCGTGCAAAATTAGAGTTAAAAAACGATGAAATTTTAAAACTAAATGAAGACAAAAAATCACTTATAGTTTCTGAATCTAATAAAAATGAACTGATAAATAAACAATCTGTTCAAATAGAAGAACTTAAGGCAAAAGAAAATTATTTTAAAGAAGCTGAAATAAAGAAACACGCAACAATTGAGCGCCAGCTAAATCAGTTAAAGGAAAATGAAAACATTATATTTGAATCAAAAGCTTTAATAGATAGACTTTCCGGCGAAAATGAAATAAATAAGAACAAAATCAGCGAACTTTCAATACAACTTGAAAAGTTATCTAAAGAATTAAGCGAAAGAAATTCCAAAATATCAGTTTTAGAAAATGAACTGCTGCACAATAATTTTACTCTTGATGCCGTTAAAAAATCAAATAATGAATTAAATTCGGAATTAATAAAACTCAACGGAATTGTTTCTGGAAAAGATCAGCTTATTTCTGAGAAAGAAAACATAATAAAGGATGTTGAATCTTATAAATTAAATTTAGAGCATATAGCTAAAGAAAAAGACGAAATAATTATTAAACAAAGTCATAATTTAGCTGAAAAAGAACATCAAGTTTTTCGATTAGAGAAAAACATTGAATCACAGAATGAAAAAGCTAATGAATTATTAAAAAATTTAAATGCGGCTAATTCACAAATCAAGAATTTTGAAAATGCAATAAACGCTCTGTCAAATCAATTGAGCGAAAAGGATGAAATTATTGATTCTAAATCGCAGATAATAGATTCTCTTAATTTACAGTTAAATGAAAACAGTAATAAAATTGAAGAAAATTTACTGCAAATAGAAAAATTAGAAAATAAGATTATTGATTTCAATAATGAAATCACTTCATTTAGAGTTAAAGAAGATGAATTGAAAATTGCAATAAAACAGAATTTTGATACAATTACAGAGCAAAATTTAAATATTTCAAAACTTCAAGAAATCAAACGTGAAAATGAAAAATTAAATTCCGAATTATCTCAGCAAGTTTCAAATAATAAGGAGACAATATCTGAATTAAACGATAAATTATTTGAAACTGAAAATAAATTAACCGAAAGCAGAAATACTTCAGAAGATTTAAACAGAATAATTTCTGAAAATAATGAAAAAATAATTGAACTGAATAAAATCAATTCGGAATTGAGTTCCAGTATTAAAGAAAATGAATTGATCTCCGCTAAATTACGTGCAAATGAAATTCAATTGAATTCTATTTTAAAACAAAAAGATGAAGAATTTAATAGTCTAAAAAATGATTTTGAGAAATCTCAGCTTTCACTTTCAGAAATTACCGGACAATATGAAAAATCTGACTCAATAATCAAGAAGCTTGAAAATGATATTTTAGAAAGAGCAAAATCTGAACAGCGTTTATTACAGCAGCTTGAACAGAAAGATCAAAAATTAGAAGAACTTAATATAAATTTAAGCAGTAAAGAACAAGAAATTGAAAAGCTGAATTTTGAAATTTCCAATTTTGACAATTCTCTGGATTCGTTCAGAAATACTATTTTGGACAAAGAAAATCAAATTGCAGAACTTAATGGTAAAGTACAAGAAATTAAGAATTTAAATAATGAAAAAGATTTACAAATCTCTAAACTTAATTCAGAGGTTAAACTAAGAGATAATACAATTACCGAAATAAGCAATGATTTGGAAGCCAAGCTTGACACAATTGAGCTTCTAAATAAAACTATTTATCAAAAAGATGAATATCTAAATTCAGAAATAAATAAAAAAATTGAAGAAATTAGTGAACTTAAACTTCAGTTAAAGGATCTAAACAAATCTAATTTGGAACAAAAAGAAGCGTTTGAACTTCTTTCAAAATCATTTAGTTCGCTTCAAATTAGTGAAGAGCTGGAAAAAGAAAAGGTTGCTGATCTTAATCTTAAAATAATTGAATTATCCGACGATAAGAGAAATCTTGAAGAATTATTAAAAGATTCCGGGTCAGAAAATAACCATTTAAGAAAACAAATTTCTAATCTTAACGATTGTATAAAGAATAGAGAAAATACTATTATCGAGCTGAATTCAAATCTAAAAATTGAAAGAACCGAAATTGAGCGAAGATTAGCCGACAAAATACATTTGGCAGAAGAATTACAAAAATCGGTCCTATTCTTAGAAGAACAACTTGAAATATTGCAAAAAGGTCATAATGAAGTTTCACAGGTTTTGGAATCTGAAATTAAAAATAATTTGAATGAAATAGAAAAACTTAACAAAAATGAAATTGATCTAAAGGATTCTTTAAACAAAAAGGAAAGTGAAATTAATATACTTTTAATGGACGTTGAATCTAAGACCAAAGAAATAAATAATTATAAATATCAAATTGAAGAAAAATCCAATATTGTAGATTCCTTGACGTATGAGGTAAATGAAGCTAAAAATTTAGTCAGTCAAAAAGTTTCTGTCGAAAATGAACTAAAAAATCAAATTCAAAGTTTGAACTATGAAGTTAATGAGTTAAAAGCTCTAATTGAAGAAAAATCCAACATTGTGGATTCTTTAACCAATGAAGTAAATGAAGCTAAAAATTTAGTTAGTCAGAAAGACTCTGTTGAAAATGAACTGAAAAATCAAATTCAAAATTTGAACGAGAAGAATATTTTAATTAATAATCAGATTGAAGAAAAAACAAGGCAAATTGAAAACCTTAACTATGAATCTGAAAATGTAAATTCTATAATTTCACAAAAAGATAGTTTAATTAAAGAATATGAACAAAATATTTCTGCAATGAATATTCTTGAAAATTCATTAAAATTCCAAATTACTGATCTAAGCGACAGTATTGCAAACCTAAAGTCTGAAATATCAAACAAAGAAGACGTAATTTCAAAAATCTCTTCTGATAAAAACAATTTAAATACTTTACTGGCTGAAAAGGACGGCTTGATTAAAGAATTTGAGCAAAATCTGCAACAAAGGAATGGAGAAGAAGATAATTTACGTATTAACATAGAAAGTCTTCAAAAGAATATTGAAGTATTAAATTCCGATTTAGCGGATAAAGACAAGCAAATTGAACAATTTTCAGAAATTGAAAATCATTTCAAATCAAATTTAGAAAACAAATTAAAGGAAATTCAATATCTTAATTCTGAAATTGAAACACTTAATATTGATTTAAAAGCTTACCAAAATCAAATTTCATCAAAATATTATGAATCAAAGAACCTAATATCTGAAATAGAAAGTCATAAAGTTAAAGTACGAGAAGCCGAGCGCAAAAATTTACTTTTTGAAAATCAAATTTCAGAATTAAACGAGAAATTTGTAAAATTGGAAAATAGCTCAAACGAAAGCAAAAATCATCTTAATGAATTAAACTTAACGATTGAAAATTTTAAAAACTCAATTAATGAAAAGGATGCATTAATTGATTCAAACAATAAATTTATTGAAGAGCAAAATCATCAAATTTCAAATCTTTCTGCTAGATTGCAGACTCAAGAATTAAATGATCAAAAAGTAGAATCCATTTCAAAGAAAATAGAGAATTTAACCTTAGAGCTTTCGATTAAAGCAGAAGAAAACAATTTAATTGTTCAGGAAAATAAAGAACTTAAAAACAAAATTGCTGACCTGCAAAATTTATATGAAACTTACCAAGCCAATGAAAATGATAATGATACCCGTGTTAAAGAAATATCGAATGAGGTAGATGATTTGAAGCAGCAGCTGGAAAATACCAGATCAATTTTAGATTCAAGGAATTCAGAATTTGAACAATTAAATTATAAGATTAATGAATTAAATTCATTACAAAATATTGAAAGTGAAACCAGGGAGTCTTTTGAAAATAAAATCAGAGAACTGGAAGACTTAAAAGCAAATCTTGAAATGGAGATTGAAAACAAAAATGAAATAATTGCAGATCTGCAGTTGAAAAATAGTTTCCCGCAAAATCAGAACGGAGAAGATCATTCACAGGAAATTGAAGAACTTAAACAAGAACTGGAAAAATATTCATTTGTAAAAGAAAATTTTAACACATTGATTGAAGAGAAAAATTCTGTAATTGATGAACAGGGAAAGCGCTTAACACAAGTAAAATTAGAAAGAACCGAAAGAGAAATAGAGTTTATTAAATTAAAAGAACAACTTGAAGACCTAAAAAATCAAATTGAAAAATTGAATGAAGCAAAAAATCATTTTAAGAGCGAAGCAAGCAAAAAATCGGAAGAATTGCAATTATTGGAAAAAAGGTTGGAAGTTTTTAATAATAGCTCATTTGATAAAGACGCAGTGGAAGAAAGGCTTAATTCAATTATAGAGAACCAAGTTGAAAAAATTGCCGAACTCAGCAATAGAATTCACGATCTTGAAAATAAAAATTTGCAGGAGCCGGAAAAACCGAAAGCAAATATAGCAAACGAAAATCGCCAGATATTTATAGAAACAAAAATTGAACATGAACTAAATAAAAATCAAACAACTGAAGATCATTTTGAAAGCTTTATTGAAGATATAAAAGAAGAAAAACCCGCATTTTCATTTGGAAATTTAAATGAAGAAAAAGATGATATAATCGATTTTGAGTCAACTGAAAACAATAGCATAATTGATGATGAGATTATTTTAGAAAACGAAAAGAAAGCAGCCAAAAACGATCTTTTTTCCGCTGATCTAATAAAATCGGAAATTGATTTACCGAATTACTCACAATTCTCTCATCTGCTTTATGGAGATGTTAGCGTTGTAACGTTAAATATTCCACGAGCAACAATGGAAATAGCCGCAAAATTTAAAGACTATTTATCGTCATTGTTTAAAAGTAATAATTCCAAAATAGTAATTGATCTAGCGGAATGCGAATTTGTAGATTCAACAGTTCTCGGTGTAATGGTAAGTTCACTTAAAAAAGCAATGAGTCTTGGCGGCGATTTAAGAATTGTCTGGGGAGATAATACTGAATCATCAATGTTTTACATAACAAGAATGGATAAAGTATTTAAACTTTATGATAATTTGGAAAGCGCAATACAAAGTTATTTAGCATAA
- a CDS encoding PAS domain-containing sensor histidine kinase: MNEIIKNTIKTLKSMTCSEIIYFFKISDNIYSLLFYEGDAETLIDLEKDFDCFSAEITKDLTIAFRLKGFNSILDETFSINNSQFYLFSAYKKEPNQIEFYKEIQNKISALISKLISENETISLAYKDYFHLFTNSTNDIVFTLDESGTIEFANKTLLDQTHYRFDDILEKHFFELLSERSKAIVSEGFQKLINTNSAVKFETEIIPKVGIEQLYEITLTPIFKDEKIISLFGVGTNLSKSKAEKGKIEDLLSKLTEANRLNAIERDRAQQQISVLNELNNLKNEFISNVSHELRTPLASIIGFAETISEDKNLTLDKAEEFNQVILEESKRLAKLINDVLDFSELENEKQKLQKSSLNIIEIINECSNNIKKESDNKHITLSSRIPQSEIMIYADEERIKKVISYILSNALKFTKENGRITIVVQEFLKEVEIVISDTGIGIPEQNIPLLFDKFSKVKRTGFNLTGAGFGLVTVKQIIDLHKGLIRVKSEVNKGTSFIIRLPKYSFN; the protein is encoded by the coding sequence ATGAATGAAATAATAAAGAACACTATTAAAACGCTTAAAAGTATGACTTGTTCTGAGATTATTTATTTTTTCAAAATCTCCGATAATATTTATTCTTTGTTATTTTACGAAGGTGACGCCGAAACTTTAATCGATCTTGAAAAAGACTTCGATTGTTTTTCTGCTGAAATTACAAAAGATTTAACAATTGCATTTAGGTTAAAAGGATTTAATTCGATTTTAGACGAGACTTTCTCAATAAATAATTCGCAATTTTACTTATTCTCAGCCTATAAAAAAGAACCTAATCAAATAGAATTTTACAAAGAAATCCAAAATAAAATAAGTGCCTTAATTTCGAAATTAATTTCTGAAAATGAAACAATTTCACTTGCTTACAAAGATTATTTTCATCTTTTTACAAACTCGACAAACGATATTGTTTTTACTTTAGATGAAAGCGGAACAATAGAATTTGCCAACAAAACATTACTCGATCAGACTCATTACAGATTTGATGACATACTTGAAAAACATTTTTTTGAGTTGTTGAGTGAAAGAAGTAAAGCAATTGTTTCTGAAGGATTTCAAAAATTAATAAATACAAATTCAGCAGTGAAATTTGAAACTGAAATTATTCCAAAAGTTGGAATTGAACAATTATATGAAATAACTTTAACGCCAATATTCAAAGATGAAAAAATTATTTCATTATTTGGCGTAGGTACAAATTTAAGCAAAAGCAAAGCCGAAAAAGGAAAAATAGAAGATCTTTTGTCAAAACTAACTGAAGCAAACAGATTAAACGCAATTGAAAGAGACAGAGCGCAGCAGCAAATTAGCGTATTAAATGAATTAAATAATTTGAAAAACGAATTCATCTCAAATGTTTCGCATGAATTAAGGACGCCACTTGCTTCTATAATTGGTTTTGCAGAAACAATTTCTGAAGATAAAAATTTAACTTTGGATAAGGCCGAAGAGTTCAATCAAGTAATTCTCGAAGAGAGCAAAAGGCTTGCCAAGCTTATAAATGATGTTTTAGATTTTTCCGAACTTGAAAATGAAAAACAAAAGCTGCAAAAATCTTCTCTTAATATTATTGAAATAATTAACGAATGCAGTAATAATATTAAAAAAGAAAGCGATAATAAGCATATAACTTTATCATCGCGTATACCTCAATCAGAAATAATGATTTACGCCGATGAAGAAAGAATAAAAAAAGTTATTTCTTACATACTTTCAAATGCTCTTAAATTCACGAAGGAAAATGGAAGAATTACTATTGTTGTACAAGAATTTTTAAAAGAAGTGGAAATAGTTATAAGCGATACCGGAATTGGAATTCCCGAACAAAATATTCCTTTACTGTTTGATAAATTCAGCAAAGTTAAAAGGACTGGATTTAATTTGACAGGTGCAGGTTTCGGCTTAGTAACAGTTAAACAAATAATTGATTTACATAAAGGTCTTATAAGAGTTAAAAGCGAAGTAAACAAAGGTACCAGTTTTATTATAAGACTTCCAAAATATAGTTTTAATTAA